Below is a genomic region from Ziziphus jujuba cultivar Dongzao chromosome 7, ASM3175591v1.
ACAGGCTTTCACTCAAATTTCCAACTGTTATCCAATTTTGACGATTTCAATTATTAAAGGAGAAAAACAAACATCTTATCACCGAAAGGCTAGAATTCAAGTTTTTCTGGCGGCATTAGttgaataaaaactaataataatgagATGCATTAAATAGttctaataattaaaaataatataaaaattgttgAAATTAAATGGATTCCAAATCAATTAGATTTGCACAAATCTTTTCTTTGTCACCAgccaaataataatcaaatatcTAGTTCTTCAAACACTAATATTTAATAGAGAATAAATATAGAGTCGGGGTTGATTACGCAATCGgtcaatattcaataaatatgtttgACATTTCTGAGCAGATGTTATTTACAAATtaagcatatataaataaagaaaaaaaaggcaacgTAAAGCACCATTCATACCCTTATCATAAGGCCTAAAACAGCTGGTGCATGTGAATCACAGACTGAGTGTGGCCTGGACATATATCAACCAGCCtttatattgatattaaaaacCAGAAAAGTTAATTCTCAATTATCATATTGCATTTCCTCAGCATTACAAAGAAATAGAATATATGTTTCCCACTTTCGGCTCATACCATCAGCTGacctaatattttatattatatatggacTATAATATCCTGTATGTGATGCTACTTGCATTAGCGTGTAGCCCAGATATTTTAAGTGTACCTAGCTTCGCTTAATCTTATCAAATATATAGTTGATGCTCACGTAACACATCACTTGCTCCATCATGCCAGATATCGATATCAATAGGTCCCATTTGCCAATTTTCTGCCCACTTTCCAAGGGCAAACAAGTATGGTATACATCTAGTTTCGGGACCATTTTTAGATACTCAGCAACTCATTGATCTTACACATCATATGGATCCTAAATTAAccttatcattatttttatttcttttttccaagtTCATGTTGTGAAAAAAGAGTTTCTAGAGAGCCAAGTAAGCACATTTTATATTGACAATAAAAACTACCATAATGAGTAACCCATCAAGGATTCAATAAGGAAGAACGATTCTTAATCTTCAGAATTGTTATGAAAACAGAACAAAAAATATGCTTAATTAGCACAGAACCTACTTTATAAGACAATGGGGAATATTATCTCTTTGACCATTGCACACAAGGTATACATAATAAGGGACACAGGAAACTATTTCTAGCAAGTTATTACCAAAAACGGAACACTATTTCTTGCAAGTAACAGGAAAATGAGTGGGCCAGACCAGCTAATAACCTACTGCCACAACATAAATGCTCTATTCAAGTTATCTAAGCAAACAAAAAGTCTAATGGATTATGTGCTTACCAACTCAAGCACAATACTGACCCACCTACCCTgtttaataaaaagtttttttccCCACCATCCACCCACATGCACAACAACATCATAAATATTGTCAATAATGCTACTCTACGTAGTCACAAGTTATAACCACCCAACTAGTCAACTTTGTAATTTCATCGCACGAAAAGCATAtagaattatcaaaataaataaataaataaataaaaaataaaataaaattcaaagcaGAACCAAAGCAAAGGTAAAGAATTCTCACAGATGGAGAGTGTTGGTTCTCATGGTAATCCGGGTGGTGATCACTGTGGACAGTACTGTTTGCGGTGGTGGAATTTGAAGAAATGAGCTCTTCTTCATTTCCAAGACTTGCTCTGGATACATCCCTCTTGTTTTGCTTCCTCATTTCCCTGATTTTCGAGAAATCAAGAGAGTAGTCTGGTACTTGACCCTTCTGGTCCCAGTCCCCAAACTGCGGCACTGATAGCCATGGCGCGTTCTTCTGCATTTAATAAAgccataaagtaaaaaaaaaatagtctttAAGATTTTATGGACGACAATGCCGAGTTTGAATCCCTGTaccttcaaaataaaataataataatataataatctaAGTTTCTATTCATTCATTACAACGAAaagctcttaaaaaaaaaaaaaaaaatccaaacttaaTTTTTAATGCACTCAATGAACTTGTAAAGGTATTTAATTTAAGAGCTTCCCCATATATTAATCAGGGAAAGTCGCACCAAATCTTGCTTTCCGTGATACGAACAAGTGAAAGAGTAAATCACAAACCAATACAacctgtctatatatatatatatacatgcattatTACTAATCGATACTTCTATGGAAGACTGCTAATGCAACTAGAAAAACAAGCTAGTGGactaataaataatatccaAGTTAACAAACATCCTCTGACTTCACCTAAAAACCAAAGatagaaagaattaaaaataaaattaggagtCATTTGTTTAAGCTTTTCAGTTTTCAAACCTATTTGTTTGATGTGAATTGAATTCCGGTTAgtcaaattttcttcaaaatttgacAACACCCAATTCTGATTCCATTCTCTAACTTTGAAaaattgtacaaatgtaatattatttaatttattaaaaaaaaagcccacAGGTTGAGTGTGACAACTTTTGAAATCAAAACCCATAAGAgtgaaaccaaaaataaaaaaacattctaATGATTTTTACCCCCCCTTCTCTCCCCTACCCCccaccagaaaaaaaaagaaaaaaaaaaaaaaggggggagaAAGGAGAATCCTTTGACTGTTTCTCAGCTTTGAGAAAGTTGAATGATTATTTCAACTCTGTAATGTTGCGGAAAAGTTAAAACCGGAGGCCAATCAAGTATAAACTTTTCTAgactaagagagagagagagagagagagagagagagagagagaccaatCACATGAGTTGAACAGATCTACAAACTCAATGCAATTTCATGCCActaaaataaattggaaaaaaaatcataaaattagaataaatatatggttaataatatttataataaataaatattgagtactaaaaatttccataattgatgctggctagtttttaaaaataaaaaaaaaaaattaaaacaacttCAGCCTCCGTTTGGTTCGGCAGAAACTGCAGGAAAATAAAGCGGAagcatatagaaaaaaatattagaattccAGAAATTCCAAACTTTCTTTCTGCAAGATAAAACTAACTCCAGCAATTCATTAAAGCCGAAGAACAATAACTTGCACCGATCGTTGATTCATAGTCCAGCAAAGCTACTCGACTCAAGCTATCgattgaaaaaaagaattacTAAGATCGCAAAAGGACCAAAACATTAAACAAACTTTGCTTTACTTTCTTACTTTCcacgagtttttttttttttttttcttggctaCCAAACAGCAAaccagaaaaggaaaaaagtacaCAAAAGCAAGAGAGAAGGAGATAGAAAAAGAGACCTCCTTACGATCCTCCATGAGAGATGAAGAAGTAGTTACTCTTTGCAGATCTTCAACGAAGAAAAAGTTCTGAAGCTTTTGATTATCGTagtagaagggaaaaaaaaaaaaaaaaaaaaaaaacacaaaaccaaaaccaaagtctggtaagcaaaaatagaaaaagtgtatctatatatatatatatatatgtgtgtgtgtgtgtgtgtgtgtgtgtggatgtGAAACTTACAGCAAGATGACAGCACGACTGCACGATTGGGATTCTCGTCTTTCTGCCATGGATATGTATGCTTTTATATTCGTATGTAGCTATCTTCTTCATTTATAAAATGGCCCTCTTCCTTTTGTTAAATTTCGAAAAGGCCACCACGCTCCATTGCACGGTTTTTCGTTAGTTAATTTCCTTGGCTTATCGTTTTGTCTGACCGTTCCTACGTGGCAGACTTCTGGTGAGTTTAGTCAGCTTCTTCCCATTTTTTGCTTCGCTGTATTTCCCTTTTAAAGCAAAGGAATCAATCTCCCATAAAGCTAACTCGTTTGACTCAGTCGCTTCTACGACGCCGTATagactttttccttttttgaatcTAGAAATTtagtttaatctttttttaatattattttcaattccCCAAGCCCCACATTGGATCCCTTGAAATTCAGCTGTTAACCAGGGCAAATCcctttttgtaattaattattctattgTGTCTTTAGCGTTATGGAATATTTGAACAGGAATAAAGTAAGGGGaaatctaaaatataaaattttttcatattcaaataatttgtaaaagaaaaatttgtacgttttaaagtggaaaataaaaattataatttaggaagctaataaataaaatagatcctattaaaaattatattattttaaaagtttttaaaaaactaatattacgtattttttatataattttattttttaatttaaatatataaaattatttaattatttataaattttatttttttaattaattaaatattataatttttttaaaaaaatttatttttaaaaaattgaattctaaaaaattaatttttttcgatactttttcttttaccaaATATCCGATAATGTcttttttttaacccaaaaaaatatttatatatatttgtaaaataggTTAA
It encodes:
- the LOC107407815 gene encoding uncharacterized protein LOC107407815 isoform X1; translation: MKKIATYEYKSIHIHGRKTRIPIVQSCCHLALQNFFFVEDLQRVTTSSSLMEDRKEKNAPWLSVPQFGDWDQKGQVPDYSLDFSKIREMRKQNKRDVSRASLGNEEELISSNSTTANSTVHSDHHPDYHENQHSPSTRRSIFSYFNCCVKA
- the LOC107407815 gene encoding uncharacterized protein LOC107407815 isoform X2 produces the protein MKKIATYEYKSIHIHGRKTRIPIVQSCCHLALQNFFFVEDLQRVTTSSSLMEDRKEKNAPWLSVPQFGDWDQKGQVPDYSLDFSKIREMRKQNKRDVSRASLGNEEELISSNSTTANSTVHSDHHPDYHENQHSPSATLSL